Proteins from a genomic interval of Oceanispirochaeta crateris:
- a CDS encoding iron-sulfur cluster assembly scaffold protein, whose translation MAKNDLLGGSLWDNYSNKVADRMDHPKYLGEISEKEAESMNARLVIADWGAESCGDAVRMYWAVDKDSEIIVKATFKSFGCGTAIASSDMMVELCLGKTVDEALQITNIDVEASLRDEPGIPAVPPQKMHCSVMAYDVIKQAAAIYKGVEKGILDDDEMVCECARVTLKTIQEVIRINDLTTVEEITDYTKAGAFCKSCIKPGGHEQKKYYLVDILKETRAQMDMEKEQKKEIPFTTRTPFQKMRLIENHFDGEIRPLLHKDGGDVEILDIAERDDLTYVSISYKGACMGCGSALTGTLSFIEQGLRENVDESIRVSVS comes from the coding sequence ATGGCAAAGAATGATCTACTGGGAGGTTCGCTCTGGGACAACTATTCAAACAAAGTTGCGGATAGAATGGACCATCCCAAGTATTTAGGTGAGATAAGCGAGAAAGAAGCCGAATCGATGAATGCCAGGCTTGTTATAGCCGACTGGGGGGCCGAATCCTGCGGTGATGCCGTTAGAATGTATTGGGCTGTAGATAAGGACAGTGAAATTATTGTCAAGGCAACATTTAAAAGTTTCGGCTGTGGAACTGCCATCGCATCCAGTGACATGATGGTCGAGCTCTGTCTTGGGAAAACTGTGGATGAAGCCCTTCAGATCACCAACATAGATGTAGAAGCCTCTCTCCGGGATGAACCGGGTATTCCTGCTGTTCCTCCTCAGAAGATGCACTGCTCTGTCATGGCATACGATGTGATCAAGCAGGCTGCTGCTATCTATAAAGGTGTTGAAAAAGGAATCCTCGATGACGATGAAATGGTCTGTGAATGCGCCCGAGTAACACTCAAAACCATTCAGGAAGTGATTCGGATCAACGATCTGACAACAGTAGAAGAAATTACCGATTACACCAAAGCCGGTGCTTTCTGCAAATCCTGTATAAAACCCGGCGGGCATGAACAAAAGAAATATTACCTGGTAGATATCCTCAAAGAGACAAGAGCTCAGATGGATATGGAGAAGGAACAGAAGAAAGAAATCCCCTTTACCACCAGAACTCCTTTTCAGAAAATGCGTCTCATCGAAAACCATTTTGACGGAGAAATCCGGCCTCTTCTGCATAAAGATGGAGGAGATGTGGAGATCCTTGATATTGCAGAGCGTGATGATCTGACATACGTCTCCATAAGCTATAAGGGAGCCTGTATGGGCTGCGGTAGTGCTTTGACAGGAACTCTCAGCTTCATCGAGCAGGGGCTTAGAGAAAATGTTGACGAGTCTATTCGAGTCTCAGTTTCATAA
- the rsmI gene encoding 16S rRNA (cytidine(1402)-2'-O)-methyltransferase, whose product MAILYMVATPVGNLQDMTYRAVEVLKEVDIIACEDTRLSAKLLNHYGIQKHLISCRARNEKQSAPGIVKLLDEGKNIAYVSDAGTPVMSDPGRLLVRQCRDAGHEIFPIPGASAFTTLVSVCGFHGKSFHFEGFLSPKSGKRKKRLQELLNREESFMIYESPYRVVKVLEEIREMEPEREILLGREMTKKFEEYIEGTADKLINHLETGNHSKGEFALLVSAEKKG is encoded by the coding sequence ATGGCAATATTGTATATGGTGGCAACGCCTGTGGGTAATCTTCAGGATATGACATACCGGGCTGTAGAAGTCCTTAAAGAAGTCGATATCATCGCATGTGAAGATACGAGGCTGAGTGCGAAGCTTCTCAATCATTATGGAATTCAGAAGCATTTGATCAGCTGCCGGGCTAGGAATGAGAAGCAGAGCGCTCCAGGGATTGTGAAGCTTTTGGATGAGGGGAAAAACATCGCCTATGTTTCAGACGCCGGAACTCCTGTCATGAGCGATCCAGGCAGGCTTTTGGTCAGGCAGTGTCGGGATGCCGGACACGAAATATTTCCCATTCCAGGGGCCTCTGCCTTTACGACTCTGGTCTCGGTCTGCGGATTCCATGGCAAATCCTTTCATTTTGAGGGGTTCTTATCTCCTAAATCGGGGAAACGGAAAAAAAGGCTCCAGGAGCTCCTGAACCGTGAGGAATCATTTATGATTTATGAGTCTCCCTATCGGGTTGTTAAGGTTCTGGAAGAAATCAGAGAGATGGAACCTGAGAGAGAAATTTTGCTGGGACGAGAAATGACAAAAAAATTTGAAGAATATATAGAAGGAACTGCCGATAAGTTGATTAATCACCTTGAAACAGGAAATCATTCAAAAGGTGAGTTTGCTTTACTTGTTTCGGCAGAGAAAAAAGGTTAA
- a CDS encoding iron-containing alcohol dehydrogenase, whose protein sequence is MAEIFLKVPSRILLGVNETNRLGIEISKLGKRVLLISEPILKEPVRKLQKLLEGHGIGTIVFDEEPLKGTSFTIETCQNIARGSHVETILGFGGGRTLSIARAVASSVPEHLHPDTLMERGRGGISLPCIELISDFWSPLFLQPRFSLTDSRNGISRFIDYSTHSSCLQVCDPVQSLALPERYRTPLYFELILNTLVCAAIPSRSFLSEVHSLSSFRRLWYRRKSLVGSWDLNCATDLMEAGFLTAMAHQETGSYWSGILIESVSGHFQVSRSVIAMILAPYIVDYLCSIATSEISHFLGQLLDLEDAPRSPEELKDALRELIGWYSMPSQLRNTGIAQDSLALAAETAGQMLIHSGRGGITVDQMFSILKSSW, encoded by the coding sequence ATGGCTGAAATTTTCTTGAAGGTCCCTTCCCGTATTCTCCTTGGGGTAAATGAAACGAATCGTCTTGGTATTGAAATAAGCAAGCTAGGAAAACGGGTCCTCCTTATTTCAGAGCCTATTCTGAAAGAACCTGTACGAAAACTTCAAAAGCTTTTAGAGGGTCACGGAATTGGGACGATTGTTTTTGATGAAGAACCTTTAAAAGGCACCAGCTTTACCATAGAAACCTGCCAGAATATTGCTCGGGGGAGTCATGTCGAAACCATCCTTGGTTTTGGAGGAGGGCGTACCCTGTCTATTGCCAGGGCTGTTGCCTCTTCAGTACCGGAGCATCTGCACCCCGATACCCTGATGGAACGGGGTAGGGGTGGTATTTCATTACCCTGTATAGAGTTAATCAGTGACTTCTGGTCCCCCCTTTTTCTTCAGCCCCGGTTCAGTCTTACAGATAGTCGAAATGGTATTTCAAGATTCATAGACTACTCTACCCATTCTTCATGTCTGCAGGTGTGTGATCCGGTTCAGTCTCTTGCTCTGCCCGAGAGGTATAGGACACCTTTGTATTTCGAACTAATCCTGAATACTCTCGTTTGTGCCGCCATTCCTTCCAGATCTTTTTTATCAGAAGTTCACAGCCTTTCCTCCTTCAGGCGGCTCTGGTATAGGAGAAAATCGCTTGTAGGCTCATGGGATCTAAACTGTGCCACAGATTTGATGGAAGCAGGTTTTCTCACTGCCATGGCGCATCAGGAGACCGGATCCTATTGGTCAGGTATTCTCATTGAATCGGTGAGTGGTCACTTTCAGGTTTCAAGATCGGTTATAGCAATGATTTTAGCACCCTATATTGTGGACTACCTCTGCAGTATTGCTACCAGTGAAATCAGTCACTTCCTGGGGCAATTGTTAGATCTGGAAGATGCTCCCAGGAGTCCCGAGGAATTAAAGGATGCTCTGCGGGAACTCATCGGCTGGTATTCCATGCCTTCACAGCTTCGTAATACAGGTATCGCCCAGGATTCTCTGGCCTTAGCCGCAGAGACTGCAGGCCAAATGCTGATTCATTCTGGAAGGGGAGGCATCACCGTAGATCAGATGTTCTCTATTCTGAAAAGTAGCTGGTAA
- the htpG gene encoding molecular chaperone HtpG gives MSKRKFKTEVNQLLELLIHSLYSHSEIFLRELISNSSDALDKLKYLTLTDESLKNLEWDPRIDIVIDKNDKKTLTIKDNGIGMSDEDLVDSLGTIARSGTKNFLSKLSGDARKDSNLIGQFGVGFYSIFMVADKVDVITRKAGEENAWKWSSDGREGYSLDPVERKEGQGTSVVLHLNDTGKEYANRYDLEQIIKKYSNHIAFPIYLHYESSRYEGEGDDKKEIKEDKVEQINTASALWKRSAKEIKDEEYNEFYKSISNDMDDPLHKIHTRAEGTLEYNTLFFIPKKAPFDMYQADYKPGVKLYVRRVFITDDDKELLPTYLRFVRGVIDSEDLPLNVSREILQKNKVLSSIKNASVKKILGELKKLSEKEDVYNEFIEQYNRPLKEGVYSDYANKEDLMELIRFKSTSVESWTSLASYLDRMTDDQKSIYYITGDNETTLRTSPLLEAYRKKGIEVLIMDDDIDEIVAPMMGTYKEKEMKAVNKSGSADDLKTEEDKEKEKSIKPLLKKIKDILGEDVKDVVSSSRLHESPSCIVADENDPTAQMQQMLKAMGQTEMPEIKPILEVNPDHAIVKQLLDSSDKALLEDISFLLLGQAILAEGAPLKDPHTFAQRLNRVMEKAL, from the coding sequence GTGTCAAAAAGAAAATTTAAAACAGAAGTGAATCAATTACTAGAACTACTGATTCACTCCCTTTATTCTCACAGTGAAATCTTCCTCAGGGAGTTGATTTCAAACTCTTCCGATGCCCTGGACAAGCTTAAATACCTGACTCTTACTGATGAGTCGTTGAAAAATTTGGAATGGGATCCCCGGATTGACATTGTCATAGATAAAAATGACAAGAAGACTTTGACTATCAAAGACAATGGAATTGGTATGAGCGATGAGGATCTGGTGGATTCTCTGGGAACAATTGCCCGGTCAGGAACTAAAAATTTCCTTAGTAAATTATCCGGTGATGCCCGAAAAGATTCAAACCTTATCGGTCAGTTTGGAGTTGGATTTTATTCCATTTTCATGGTGGCAGACAAAGTGGATGTCATTACGAGAAAAGCAGGAGAAGAAAATGCTTGGAAGTGGAGTAGTGATGGACGGGAAGGATACTCTCTGGATCCGGTGGAACGAAAGGAAGGACAGGGAACCTCTGTTGTCCTTCATCTGAATGATACAGGAAAAGAGTACGCTAACCGCTATGATCTGGAACAGATTATAAAAAAATATTCCAACCATATTGCCTTTCCTATTTACCTTCATTATGAATCAAGCAGGTATGAGGGCGAAGGTGATGACAAGAAGGAGATCAAAGAGGATAAAGTTGAGCAGATCAATACAGCTTCGGCTCTCTGGAAAAGATCTGCCAAAGAAATCAAAGACGAAGAATACAATGAGTTTTATAAGTCCATTTCAAACGATATGGATGATCCTCTTCATAAAATCCATACCAGAGCAGAAGGTACATTGGAGTATAACACCCTCTTTTTTATTCCTAAAAAGGCACCTTTCGACATGTATCAGGCCGATTACAAGCCTGGAGTAAAACTCTATGTCCGACGTGTATTTATCACCGACGATGACAAGGAACTCCTGCCTACCTACTTGCGATTTGTCAGAGGAGTTATCGATTCAGAAGACCTTCCTCTGAATGTCAGCCGTGAAATCCTGCAAAAGAATAAGGTCCTTTCAAGCATCAAGAATGCGTCTGTCAAGAAGATTCTGGGTGAGTTGAAGAAGCTATCAGAAAAAGAAGATGTATATAACGAGTTTATTGAACAGTACAATCGCCCTCTGAAAGAAGGGGTTTATTCAGATTACGCGAATAAAGAGGATCTCATGGAGCTCATCCGCTTCAAGTCTACCTCCGTTGAGAGCTGGACCAGTCTTGCCTCCTATCTGGATCGCATGACAGATGATCAGAAATCCATCTACTACATTACGGGTGACAATGAAACGACTCTCAGAACGTCTCCCCTTCTGGAAGCCTATAGAAAGAAAGGTATTGAAGTCCTGATTATGGACGATGATATCGATGAGATTGTGGCTCCAATGATGGGAACCTACAAAGAAAAAGAAATGAAAGCTGTCAACAAAAGTGGCAGTGCAGATGATTTGAAAACTGAAGAAGATAAGGAAAAAGAAAAATCAATCAAACCTCTTCTGAAAAAGATCAAAGACATTTTGGGTGAAGACGTTAAAGATGTTGTTTCTTCCAGCAGACTTCACGAGTCTCCCAGCTGTATTGTTGCTGATGAGAATGATCCTACGGCTCAGATGCAGCAAATGCTCAAGGCCATGGGACAGACTGAGATGCCCGAGATTAAGCCTATTTTGGAAGTGAATCCCGATCATGCTATTGTGAAGCAGCTTCTGGATTCATCAGACAAGGCTCTATTGGAAGATATAAGTTTTCTTCTTCTGGGGCAGGCCATTCTCGCGGAGGGAGCTCCTTTAAAAGATCCTCATACTTTTGCACAGAGGTTGAATAGAGTTATGGAGAAGGCTCTTTAG
- a CDS encoding flagellar biosynthesis anti-sigma factor FlgM, giving the protein MTIDRIGSVDPLSRLNKTEKAVRTEVKDKSDSIDVSIEAKKSSELLMAMESVKVAPDVREDRIAEVKARLQDPNYINDTVVNSVADKLMDLFGI; this is encoded by the coding sequence ATGACAATAGATAGAATAGGTTCGGTAGATCCATTATCTCGTCTGAATAAGACAGAGAAAGCGGTCCGGACTGAAGTAAAAGATAAATCCGATTCCATCGATGTCTCCATCGAAGCTAAGAAAAGCTCAGAGCTGCTTATGGCAATGGAAAGTGTGAAGGTTGCTCCCGATGTCAGAGAAGATCGTATAGCTGAGGTAAAGGCTCGCCTGCAGGATCCGAATTATATAAACGACACGGTGGTTAACTCCGTTGCGGATAAGCTGATGGATCTATTTGGAATTTAA
- the ltaE gene encoding low-specificity L-threonine aldolase, which produces MIELRSDTFTKPDKAMRQAMYDAELGDDVYGEDPSVNALEAKMAELCEAEASLFVSSGTMGNLLPLIILGGRGKEVILHENAHILQHEVGGVAAVAGTLPIATPGERGILSAAAVKSRIKENDYDMAHTSLIAIENTHNFEGGSCWKKEQLEELSAFARSKNLPIHMDGARCFNASVSTGISLSEIFSHCTTANLCLSKGLGAPVGSMIVGPKDIIEESRRWRKILGGGMRQAGVLAAAGLYALEHNIQRLAEDHHNARVLAECLKQCSWAQVDINRVETNIIFIETPGLDARKVEALLLEKGVRVIATADQEIRLVTSLSVSAEEINSACRIFRELKISS; this is translated from the coding sequence ATGATTGAATTAAGAAGCGATACCTTTACAAAACCGGACAAGGCCATGCGGCAGGCGATGTACGACGCCGAACTGGGAGACGATGTCTACGGAGAAGATCCCAGCGTCAATGCCCTGGAAGCCAAAATGGCCGAACTCTGCGAAGCAGAAGCCTCTCTTTTTGTCAGCTCCGGCACCATGGGAAACCTCCTCCCCCTGATCATCTTAGGAGGGCGTGGAAAAGAGGTAATACTACATGAAAATGCCCATATTCTTCAGCATGAAGTGGGAGGCGTCGCGGCGGTAGCAGGAACACTGCCCATTGCCACCCCTGGAGAGCGGGGCATCCTGAGTGCCGCCGCAGTAAAAAGCAGAATCAAAGAAAATGATTACGACATGGCACATACAAGTCTTATAGCCATAGAAAATACCCATAATTTTGAAGGGGGAAGCTGCTGGAAGAAGGAACAATTGGAAGAACTCTCGGCCTTTGCCCGCAGCAAAAACCTCCCGATTCATATGGATGGAGCCCGTTGCTTCAATGCTTCTGTCTCGACGGGAATATCCCTGTCTGAAATTTTTTCCCACTGCACCACCGCAAATCTTTGCCTGTCCAAGGGCCTGGGAGCCCCGGTGGGTTCCATGATTGTCGGGCCCAAAGACATCATTGAAGAATCAAGACGGTGGAGGAAGATACTGGGGGGAGGCATGAGACAGGCAGGAGTGCTGGCTGCAGCTGGCCTTTACGCATTGGAGCATAACATACAGCGCCTGGCTGAAGATCATCACAACGCACGAGTACTGGCCGAATGTCTGAAACAATGCTCCTGGGCGCAGGTCGACATCAACCGGGTTGAAACAAACATCATTTTTATTGAAACCCCCGGACTGGATGCCCGGAAAGTAGAAGCCCTGTTATTAGAGAAGGGAGTTCGGGTTATAGCCACAGCGGACCAGGAAATTCGTCTGGTCACCAGCCTCTCAGTTTCAGCTGAAGAAATCAATTCAGCCTGCCGAATTTTCCGGGAACTGAAAATTTCCTCATAA
- a CDS encoding hemolysin family protein yields MISEIILLSFLLLMSGLFSSTETAYTSLSMFQIQSMKKSRNRRSRCAARLTKKPEVLLTTLLIGNNLANIGATALSTSLTIQILGNQFVGYMTGILTLFILIFGEVTPKQIALAKNEAISKLMAYPIQVMSYLFRPVIWVISGISSFITGLFSGQVMKAFTLDNLLQMVSLGENMGIVESYEKQMVKNVFRINDTPVKGITTYRTDVFCLDKEAFLDEVLPQILQKDFSRIPVYQDNSEHIVGVILAKDIMKALSAGETRVKLKEIMNEPFYVPETRMVHDLFHQFKIENLNMAIVLDEYGGLTGIVTREDVIEEIFGEMYDENEETENDKILNGQHNEWIIQGDTSFYDLHDHLGLDLEHDIKTLTISGYMTEKLGIIPRLGATVNLPEGELKVTRVNHNKIEEIIFKRKE; encoded by the coding sequence ATGATTTCCGAAATTATACTACTATCTTTTCTCCTCTTGATGTCAGGGCTTTTCTCATCTACAGAAACAGCCTATACCTCCCTGTCTATGTTTCAAATACAAAGCATGAAAAAGAGCCGAAACCGAAGGAGCCGCTGCGCGGCTAGGCTGACAAAAAAACCGGAAGTTCTGCTCACGACTCTGCTCATTGGCAACAACCTGGCAAACATCGGTGCCACAGCTCTTTCAACGTCTCTAACAATACAAATTCTGGGAAACCAGTTTGTGGGATACATGACAGGAATACTCACTCTCTTTATTTTGATTTTTGGAGAAGTGACGCCCAAACAGATCGCCCTCGCCAAAAATGAGGCTATCAGCAAACTCATGGCCTATCCTATTCAAGTCATGAGTTATCTGTTCCGTCCTGTCATCTGGGTTATTTCCGGGATCAGTTCCTTCATTACTGGATTGTTTTCCGGTCAGGTTATGAAGGCATTTACCCTGGACAATCTATTGCAGATGGTCTCTTTGGGCGAAAATATGGGTATCGTAGAGAGCTATGAAAAACAGATGGTTAAGAATGTTTTCCGCATCAATGATACCCCGGTCAAGGGAATTACGACCTACAGAACTGACGTATTCTGTCTGGATAAAGAAGCATTTCTAGATGAAGTTCTCCCTCAGATCCTCCAAAAAGATTTTTCAAGGATTCCTGTCTATCAGGATAATTCGGAGCATATAGTCGGAGTGATCCTGGCGAAAGACATCATGAAGGCACTGAGTGCTGGAGAGACCAGGGTAAAGCTGAAAGAGATAATGAATGAACCATTTTATGTCCCAGAAACCCGCATGGTCCACGACCTTTTTCACCAATTTAAAATTGAAAACCTCAATATGGCTATCGTTCTTGACGAATATGGTGGCTTGACGGGAATCGTGACAAGAGAAGATGTTATTGAAGAGATCTTCGGAGAAATGTACGACGAAAATGAAGAGACTGAAAACGACAAAATCCTCAATGGACAACACAATGAATGGATCATCCAGGGAGACACATCGTTCTACGACCTTCACGATCATCTTGGATTGGATCTTGAACACGACATAAAAACCCTGACAATCAGCGGGTATATGACCGAAAAACTAGGGATTATCCCCAGACTTGGAGCCACCGTCAATCTTCCAGAAGGAGAACTGAAGGTGACCCGGGTCAATCATAATAAAATTGAAGAAATCATATTTAAAAGAAAAGAATAA
- a CDS encoding CBS domain-containing protein: MKILIGHTNMDLDCLGSLVLGKYLYPDALCVRSRLIHPVAKSLYNLYKTHLDFLPSKELIDCPVDEMIIFDTRSSARVREYFEYLPDFKGKITVYDHHSNDSCDLENAEVISADFGSNTSIVTLLLKEEGISLDPVDATIALTGIFADTGNFTHENVCLEDFRASSWLMQQGASMKLVSQFLKPLKQDYQISLFHQVLNRLVYKNIHGHTIILSYYEMKEQVSGLASIVEKVFEVENADALFVLFGLEKANKTLIIGRSQKETVDVSSILAPWGGGGHTRAASAQLKGKFGEEIYKSFLLSLKRSLLPAITARDLMTDKVDVIRESWSVLDASLFLEKISHTGAPVLNDLDELVGFMTLRDISKARKSRQMKGPVRSYMTHKVHSCSGDASVKELESFFLKWNIGHIPVAKEKKLLGIVTRADYLNYLESR, from the coding sequence ATGAAAATCCTGATCGGTCACACCAATATGGATCTGGATTGCCTGGGTTCTCTGGTTTTAGGAAAGTATCTGTACCCCGACGCCCTTTGTGTTAGGAGCAGACTAATACATCCTGTTGCCAAATCGCTCTATAATCTTTATAAAACACACCTTGATTTTCTCCCTTCTAAAGAGCTAATTGATTGCCCTGTGGATGAGATGATTATCTTTGATACGCGCAGCAGTGCTAGAGTTCGTGAATATTTTGAATATTTACCAGATTTTAAGGGGAAGATCACCGTATATGACCATCATAGCAACGACAGCTGTGATTTGGAAAATGCCGAAGTGATCTCGGCTGATTTTGGTTCCAATACTTCAATCGTAACCCTACTTTTGAAAGAGGAGGGGATCTCTCTCGATCCGGTAGATGCCACAATTGCCCTGACTGGCATATTTGCTGATACAGGGAACTTCACTCATGAAAATGTCTGCCTTGAAGACTTCAGGGCATCATCGTGGCTGATGCAACAAGGGGCCAGTATGAAGCTTGTCAGTCAGTTTCTTAAGCCTCTAAAGCAGGATTATCAAATTTCCCTGTTCCATCAGGTTTTAAACCGCCTCGTGTACAAGAATATTCATGGTCACACAATTATTCTCAGCTATTATGAGATGAAGGAACAGGTCAGCGGACTGGCATCCATAGTAGAAAAGGTTTTTGAAGTTGAAAATGCGGATGCCCTTTTTGTTCTGTTCGGCCTGGAAAAGGCAAATAAAACACTAATCATCGGCCGGAGTCAGAAAGAAACTGTCGATGTAAGCAGCATTCTGGCGCCCTGGGGCGGTGGGGGACACACCAGAGCCGCTTCTGCTCAGCTGAAGGGAAAATTCGGGGAAGAAATATACAAATCTTTCCTCCTCTCCCTCAAACGCTCTCTTTTACCGGCCATTACGGCCCGTGACCTGATGACGGATAAGGTCGATGTCATCAGGGAGTCCTGGTCCGTTCTGGATGCCTCTCTTTTCCTTGAGAAGATCAGCCATACGGGTGCTCCGGTTTTAAATGACCTGGATGAGCTGGTTGGCTTTATGACTCTCCGGGATATCAGCAAAGCCCGAAAGTCCCGTCAGATGAAGGGACCCGTGAGGAGTTATATGACTCATAAGGTGCACAGCTGTAGTGGCGATGCCAGTGTAAAGGAATTGGAGTCATTTTTTCTAAAGTGGAATATCGGTCATATTCCTGTCGCAAAAGAGAAGAAATTGTTGGGTATTGTGACCAGGGCAGACTATCTGAACTACCTGGAATCCAGATAG
- the aroA gene encoding 3-phosphoshikimate 1-carboxyvinyltransferase has product MNTVTLSGLENPTDGPIPLKGNIKIPASKSHTIRALLIASLAEGTSRIRNPLYSDDTLSCLKACRKLGAHIEDRDYGWEVLSPIPRNQNKEIHINVGNSGTSLYLLTAIAAALGPRVSFDGDEQIRSRSAANLLKALEDLGATVLSSPGGCAPYSVQGPLMGGETSISCPTSQYLSALLLAAPLLPSSNNSTLIRVPLLMEQPYAEMTLKWMEERGISWKQEGMKEFQILGAQAYQPFDASIAADFSSATFFFCAAAISRSPLTLTGLDMKDSQGDKAVLNYLESMGCRFEHSLDGIQVIPEALNGRVLDLNDTPDALPAMAVTACYARGETRIVNVPQARMKETDRIAVMTAELKKMGADIQETPEGMIIQGSPLHGARLNGHGDHRVVMSLALASLGALGNTQIETADAVNITYPGFFKQLETLKEEAR; this is encoded by the coding sequence ATGAATACAGTCACACTATCAGGGTTAGAAAATCCCACAGACGGACCAATCCCCCTCAAGGGCAATATAAAGATTCCAGCTTCCAAATCTCACACCATCAGAGCTTTGCTGATCGCCTCATTGGCCGAAGGAACAAGCCGGATCAGAAATCCTTTATACTCTGACGACACCCTCTCATGTCTCAAAGCCTGCAGAAAGCTGGGGGCTCATATAGAAGACAGAGACTATGGCTGGGAAGTCCTCAGCCCGATTCCAAGGAATCAAAACAAAGAAATACATATCAATGTGGGGAATTCGGGAACATCGCTCTACCTTCTCACAGCCATAGCCGCAGCCCTAGGGCCAAGAGTATCATTTGACGGAGATGAGCAAATAAGAAGCCGCTCGGCGGCAAACCTGTTGAAAGCCCTGGAAGATTTGGGAGCGACAGTGCTGTCATCTCCAGGGGGATGCGCCCCCTACTCGGTGCAGGGTCCATTGATGGGGGGGGAAACCTCCATAAGCTGCCCCACCAGTCAATACCTTTCGGCCTTACTGCTGGCCGCACCCCTTCTGCCCTCTTCGAATAATTCTACACTGATAAGAGTTCCCCTGTTGATGGAACAGCCCTATGCCGAAATGACCCTGAAGTGGATGGAAGAAAGAGGTATTTCCTGGAAACAGGAGGGGATGAAAGAGTTTCAAATTTTGGGAGCTCAGGCGTACCAGCCCTTTGATGCCTCCATAGCCGCCGACTTCTCTTCGGCTACCTTCTTTTTTTGTGCCGCCGCCATCAGCAGAAGCCCTCTGACCCTAACCGGATTGGATATGAAGGACAGTCAGGGTGATAAGGCCGTCCTTAACTACCTGGAATCCATGGGATGCAGATTTGAGCACAGCTTAGACGGCATACAGGTGATTCCAGAGGCGCTGAATGGCCGTGTTCTGGATCTGAATGATACTCCTGATGCCCTTCCTGCCATGGCCGTGACGGCTTGCTACGCCCGGGGAGAGACAAGAATAGTCAACGTACCACAGGCTAGGATGAAAGAAACCGACAGAATTGCCGTGATGACAGCAGAGTTGAAAAAAATGGGGGCGGATATTCAAGAAACTCCAGAGGGCATGATCATCCAGGGTTCACCCCTCCATGGCGCCCGTTTAAATGGACATGGAGATCACCGTGTGGTCATGAGCCTGGCTCTGGCCTCCCTGGGAGCCCTCGGGAACACCCAGATCGAAACGGCAGATGCTGTGAATATCACCTATCCGGGATTTTTTAAGCAATTGGAAACATTAAAAGAGGAAGCCAGATGA
- a CDS encoding MGMT family protein: MEDFSLRVCAIIRDIPQGRVCTYGRIAAMAGSSRGARQVSRLLYSSSRKRGLPWHRVVNAAGGISLGGESGELQRALLESEGVGFSKDGKVILSSFLWNP; this comes from the coding sequence ATGGAAGACTTTTCTCTCCGAGTCTGTGCAATCATCCGAGACATCCCCCAGGGCAGGGTCTGTACCTACGGCCGGATTGCAGCCATGGCCGGATCTTCACGCGGGGCAAGGCAGGTCTCCCGTCTCCTTTACAGCTCCAGTAGGAAACGAGGACTACCCTGGCACAGGGTTGTCAACGCGGCAGGAGGTATTTCTCTTGGCGGAGAATCCGGAGAGCTTCAAAGAGCCCTACTTGAGTCTGAGGGTGTCGGTTTCTCAAAGGACGGGAAGGTCATTCTTTCCTCTTTTCTATGGAACCCATAA